The sequence below is a genomic window from Candidatus Sulfotelmatobacter sp..
TGCCGGGGAACAGCGAGCGCGACAGCAGGTAGACCGCGGCGAGGAAACCGCCCACCAGCGAAGTGAGCAGGATGCCGCGCGGCCCCTGGTAGAGATGACCGAAGCCGAAGATCACCGACGACACCAGCGCCGCGGGAATCAACGCGAGGCCGAGCTGCTGCAGGTACCAGATCATGTAGCCGCGGTAGAGAAACTCTTCGCAGATTCCGGCGGTGAGCGAGAGCAGATAGAACCAGCGCAGCTCGAGCGCGGTGTGCGGCAGCATGCGTTCGAGCTTCTCCATGCGCCGGCGCAGCGTGGCGACCGCCTGCTCGTCGCGCATCCCGCTCGCCTGCTGGCGCAACACCACCACCAGCACCACGGCGAACCCCGCCAGCACGCCGATCAGCCCGCCGTTGAACGAGGGAATCACGCCGAGCATCCGCCAGGCGCGGCCGGTGAAGAGCCACAGCGCGACCGTGGCGGCGGCGAGCAGCCACTGGGTGATCATGGCCCCGCGGTACACCCACATCCGCACCCGCGGGACGTCGTGGGGTGCGGCGCGCTTCAACCGGCCGAAGCCCATGACGCCGGCGCGGATCGGAAACAACACCGCCAGAATCAACGCCAGCGCGTGATCGAAGATCGTGAGCACGGCCGCAGCATACTGCAACGACGGAGGTTGCTAGGCCGTCGCGGATTCAAGCCGGGGCCCGATCTGCCGATACTGGAGGGACCATGGCGACCAACTGGCTCTCGAACGCGCTGTCCAACGCTTCGAACGACAACCCGATGTCGTTCCTCTCCGACTCCACCCAGCAGGCCTCGCTGGCCAACACCGCGATGGCCGCCGGGACGCGCTATCTGCAGAAGCAGGATTTCACGAGCGCGCTCAACGCCTTCCAGCAGGCGCTCGCCTACCAGCCCGACTCGACCGACGCGCTCACGCTGATCGCCAAGACCTACACATTCATGAATCGTCCCGACGACGCGATCAAGACCTACCAGCGCGCGTTGCGCATCGATCCGACCAACTCCGACGCGCGCATGCAGCTCGCCAGCGTCTACATGAAGTCCCAGAAGTACGACGACGCCCGCAAGGAATTCCAGAAGGTGATCGCCGCGGCGCCCGGCAACACCGACGCGGTGATCTCGCTGGGCTTCGTGGACCTCAACACCGGACATCTCGACGACGCCCAGAAGGAGTTTGAGAAGGCGGCGCGCATGGTTCCGCGCGACGCCAACGCCCGCCTCGGCCTTGGACAGACGCTGGCCAAGCAGGGCGACACCAGCGGCGCCATTGACGCCCTGAAGGAGGCGACGCGGCTCGACCGCATGAATGCCCAGGCGTTCTCCGAGCTGGGCCTCGCCTACCTGAAGCAGGGCCGCACCGACCTGGCCGAGCAGCAGGTGAGCGAGCTCCAGCGCATCAACACCCCCGAGAGCGCCGGCCTTGCGCAGCAGATCGAGCTGACCATGCTCACGCCCAAGTTCTCGTACCAGGACGCCGCGCATTCGACGTTCGCGTTGACCGGCGGCCCCGGCACCACCGTGGCGAGCCTCGATCCGTCGCTCGCGACTCCCGGCGCCTCCAAGGTGTTCTCGGTGTCGTTCGTGTTCAACCAGGCGATGGACATGAGCAGCGTCGGCAACCCCTCGAACTGGTCGATCACGCGCGCCAACGGCGGCCCGGGCGGCGTCTACAACAATGGAGTGACGCTCCAGCCGACGCAGCAGGTCGGGATCCTGCCGATGCCGATCGCAGTCACCTACGATCCCACCACGTCGCGCGCGACCCTCTACTTCACCGTCACCCAGAACGCCGCCGGCAACGCGGTGATCGATCCCTCGCACTGGGTGTTCCAGTTCAACGGCACCGACTCGAGCGGCAAGCCGATGGATACGAGCGGCGACCAGTTCGACGGCTTCGCCGGCTGGAGGTTCTGAGACCGAGTGGAAACGGGGCGGGGCGGCCCGGCTACTTCCCCAGCGCGCGCGCGAGCACGCCGCGGATCTCGGGTTCGGCTTCACCGACCACCAGATTCGGCGCGTGAGGATCGTAGTGGGCGCCGGCGCCGATGGTCTGCTGCTCGCTGAGCTCGATTGGGATCACGCGCAGGACGCCCACGCAGGGGTTGCCTTCGAACGAGATGCTCACGAGCAGGGTCTCGTGATGGCCGAGGTCGGTGACGCCAGCGATCCCGGCCGGACGCCCGTGGCGCACCTCGCAGACCGCCACCCGCGCGTGGCTCGAGTCGGCCGTCCAGGCGAGCGCGATCCCGCTCCCGTCGGGCGCCAGCCAATGCCACCCCGCCCCCTCCCCGAATGAAACCGAAACGTTCACCGTTTCGAATTCGGTGGTGGCGTGTGCACTCTGCTGCGAGATCACCTCTCGCGCCGTGAAGGCGTTGAACTTCACGTGCTCGTCGGCGACCACGCGCGCCACGTTGGGCCCGAAGAACAGCGCGCTCTCGGCCGCGGCCGGACAGCTAAAGATGGCCAGACAGAAGGCCGGCCGAGGGCTCGCCACGCTGCGACCGGCCGCGCCGGTCAGCGCGAGCCCCGCGATCAGCAGCGCGGCTGCGAATCGCCCCCACCACGCGCCGAGCCGGAACAGCGGCTGCAGAATCTCGCGGCCGAGGAAGAAGCCATCGTCGCCGAGCTTCTGATAGAGCGGCATCACCAGCACTCCATCCCGCTTCGCGCGGATCTCGCCGCGCGCATCGCATGCCAGCAGTGTACCGCGCCGCACGCGCTGCAGGTTGACGAATCCCGGCTGCATCGCGAACTGGTCGGCCGGCTCGATCGGGTGGCGGTGATCCACCCGAATGGCGCGGGGCAGATCGCGCCAGGCGCGCTCCAGCCGCTCGCGTTGCGCGGGCAGATCCGGCGGGAAGCCCTCGGCCACCAGCCCGGTGGCAGCCAGCGCGATCCACAGCACCGCCTCGTGATGGGCGGCCGAAGTCTCGGCCTGATGCTGGCCGCCCTCGACGCCGATCGCCAGACATCCGCGAGCGGTCAGGTATTCCAGCAACGTCCCACCGATCTTGCCGAGCAGACCGAGCAGCGTCGGGAGCGGGAAGTTCAGCGCGAAGCTCCGCAGCCGCAGCCGCTCGCCGATCATCGCGAACGGAATGCCCTCGGCCGAGGTGGTGTGCAGATCCACCACGTAGACGGGCCCGCGCGCCGCCGCGATCGCCTCGTCGATCGCCTCGATCAGCTCGAGCTGCTCGCGATCCTCGGGGCCGAGCGCCACCGCCGGATTCGCGGAGTCCTCGCGCAGGCGCTCGACGCGCTCGGCCGTCCACTGGCGATTGAGGTCGCGCTGCACGAAACGCACGCCGCGCGCGAACGCCCCGCGGTTGCCGAGCAGCACCACCAGCTCGCCGCGCGCGACGCCGGCGCTCGCATCCAGTCGCGCCAGCACCCGATGCGCGGCCCTGACGCCGGCCGGTTCGTTGCCGTGGATGCCGGCGATCACCAGCAGCGTCGGGCCGGCGGATTCGGCGCGGCGCCTCGCCACCACGCGCGGAGGAAGCGCGGCGGAAGACGGCTTGGCCGGTTCCGCCGCGCCGGGGTTCGATCCGGGCGCGCTCACGATTTCAACTTCTCGTCGAGCAGCTGCCCGGCGATCTGCATGAAGTCGTTCTCGGTCACGATGCCGAGCAACCGGCCATCCTTCACCACCGGCAGGCAGCCGACGCCGTATTCGCGCATGATCTCGATCGCGCGCGTGGTCGGCATGCCGGGGCTCACCACGATCGGGTCGATCTTCATGATCTCGCCCACCGACATCGGGCTGCCCTCGTGGTTGAGCCCGCCCCGCGCCAGCAGGCGCAGGATCTGCCGGTAGGTGACGAGCCCGAGCAGCTTGTGATCCTGATCTTCCACCGGCACGTGCCGGATGCGATGCCACTCCATCAGGTTCGCGGCGAGTTCGAGTGGATCGTCGGCGTGCACCGTGTAGAGATCGGTGCTCATATACTGTTCGATCCGCAGGTAGTTGTGGCGCCAGCCGCCGCCTTCGTGAAGCGTGCCCAGCTCCCATTCGTGCACCGGACGATTCTCGGTCTGGCGCGTGACGATCGCCGCGGTCAGCGCGTTGAGACGCTCGGCCGGCGTGCCGTGGTCGCGCATGGCGGCGAGCGATTGCAGCATCCAGCGCGAGCCGGTTCGACCGCTGCGCACGCGCTGCTCGATCACGCCCAGGTAGCGATCGCGATCGGTCGCGGCGATCCCGACGCGGTCGAGCCCGGCCGCCGCGGCCGGCAGCAGGCGCTCGAGGATCAGCTGCGCGGCCGGCATCTCGACGCCCTCGAACCACACCAGCGTGGCACCCAGCCCCTGGCGCGCCGCCGTCACGAAGTTCTGCTGCGCGTGCTCGAATTCCATCAGGCGCGTGACGTCTTCGATCTGGCTCCCGAGCTCGCTCATCAGACCGAGCCACAGGGCGGCGTTTGCCACCTCGTCCACCACCGTCGGCCCGGACGGCAGCACGCGATTCTCGATGCGCAGGTGAGGCTTTCCGTTGGTGATGCCGTAGCAGGCCCGGTTCCAGCGATAGACCGTGCCGTTGTGCAGCCGCAGCGCCTTGAGCTGGGGCGCAGTCCCGCCGCGCAATATTTCGAACGGATCTTCATCCAGCTCGGTTCCGACCAGGGTGCGGAAGCGCGAGATGTTGTCCTTGAACAGCTCGAGCACCGAGGTACGCACCCACTCGTTGCCAAAGGTGACGCGCGGCGAGCGCTGCCGATCGTCGAGCGGCCGCCGCGTGTCCACGGCCTGCTGGAACAGCGCGATGCGGGTCTCCGCCCACAGCCTCCGGCCGAACAGCAGCGGCGAGTTGGTGGCGCAGGCCAGCAGCGGCGCGGCAATCGCCTGGGCCAGATTGTAGAGCGGCGCAAAGCGCTTCGCCCCGACCTGCAGATGCACCTGGAAGCTCGAATTGCAGGCCTCGAGCATGACCGAATCGTGGCGCACGATGAGCTCGTCGAGCCCCTTGATGAAGAACTCGTATTCGCCGCCGCGCATCCGGGTCATCGCCTCGTTGAGCGCCTGGTAGCGCGGCAGCGGCACCATGTTCTCCAGTCCGAGATCCGACTTGCGCAGCGTCGGCAGAATGCCGGTCAGCACCATGACGTGGCCGCGTTCGGCGAGCGCGCGCAGCGCCTTCGCCAGCAGCTCGAGCATCTGCTCTTCGGTGCGCGACAGGCAGTCGGCGGTGAACCGGCGTGCGTCGAGATTCATCTCGAGCTGGAACAGGCCGAGCTCGGTGGTGAAATGCGGGTCGTTGATACGTTCGATCGCGTTGAGCGCCTCGGACGCCGGATGCCAGCTACGATCGATCAGGAACATTTCCTGCTCGGCGCCGATTCGCTGCACGCCCTCTTCGATCGCGCCGCTCGCCAGCATGCTCTCGAGCGCGCGAAGATCGGCGAGCAGGGCGCGGGTGAAGCGCCTCCGTTGCTCGCCCTCGAACCCGGTGATCTGCTGAGTGCCCATCGCGGCTCGTTCCGTTCCGCCGATCAGGCGCGCCCGGAGGGCGGGCCCGCCGACTCTGCGTCCCTCGCGTGCTTCGCGTGGCGATGATCACGCCACTCGCCGAACGGCTCGTGCGGGTGCGAGTCGGACCCGAATCGCAGAACGTTGCCGTCGGGATCCTCGACGTGCATCTCGCAGGCCTCGACGCAGTGCTGGATGCTGTCGTCGGGACTGGTGACCCGCAGGATCGGCACCGCCGGATCGAGATTCCGGGCGCTGCGAATGAGGCTGGGACTTTCGGGCATCTTCACGTGCTCCGCGACGCGCGGCTCAGGCCATCTCGGCGAGGTACTGAGGAAGCATACGACGCCAGGTGGGCCAATCGTGATGCCATTCCTCGCCCCAGGCGTCCACCCGGTTCGGAATCCCCTTGCCGCCCAGCACGCTCGCGGCGCGCCACGACTCCCCGATGTCCTCGGCCCGACCCTGTCCCGAGGCCAGCAGCACGAAGCGCGAGCGGATCGCGTCGAGCAGCGGGCCCGAGAGGCCGGGCAGGAAGTGGAGCGGCGACGAGTAATAGAAGTCTTCGGAAATGTCGCCGTTCTTGAGAAAGCGGGTGAGATCGTAGGTGCCGGACAGGCACAGGGCCTTGGTGAATGCGTCCGGGAACCGGCACAGCACCGCCAGCGCGTTGAACGCGCCGATCGAGGCGCCGGCGGCGATGATGCCGATGTCCGACGAATGGCAGTCGTTGCGGATCGCCGGCACCATCTCGTAGCGCACGAACTCGTGGAACTGGTTCTGCACCCACGAGCGATGGCGGTCGCTGCCCTGGCCTTCCACCCACGCGCGCCCGGCCACGCTGTCGCATGAGAACACCTTGATGCGGCCGGCCTTCAGCAGGTCGCCGAGCGCATCGATCACGAGGAAGCGCTCGACTTCTTCGGCATCGCCGCCGGCGGTGGGGAACAGCAGAACCGGAGTTCCGATCTCTCCCCAGCGCACCACCCTGACATCCTGCCCCAGCCGATCCGATCGCCATTTGGCGGTGAGCTTCACGATCCGTGTGCTCCCTTCGTGGTGGAGGCGCTCGCCGAAACCAGCGGCTCGGGCTCGGGGCGCTCGCGCCATCGCTGAATGCGCTGCCAGAACAGATCGGTGAACGACTCGACCTCGTGCGCGGGATAGAGCGCCGCAACCTTCTGGCGCACCGCGTCCTTCGCCACCTCGGTGGTGAAGAACTCGCGCGTCACCTCTTCCAGGCGCGGCAGGTGCTTCTCGCAGAAGGCCTCGAACCGGGCGGTGTCGAAGCGCTTGTGCGCGATCGACGCCCACTGGCGCAGTTTCTCGCGATAGGGCAGATCGGTGTCGGCGATCCTGTAGAACGGCGCCCAGTCGTGATTCAGCCGCATCGGCCGATCGCTGGCGGCGCAGAACAGCGACCAGCGCAGATTGGCCATCACCAGCCACGGGAAGTGATAGTGGAGCGAGGTGACCTGCGAGTCGGGGCAGGCGTTGGCGAAATCGATCGGGTGCCACACCCCCTCGCGGCGCATCGCCTCGCAGGAATTGAAGTCCCAACCGAAGAACGCATTGATGGTGAGCGTCATGTCCTCGATCAGCGAGCGCTCCTCGGCCGGGATGAAATCCTCGTCCATGGTGTAGCGGTCGTGGAGCGGTTGCGACGGGTCGTAGCGCACCACGCGCGTCTGGGGACCCAATGCTACGCAACGTAAGAAGAGATCCCACGGCTCGACCGCGCGCTGAAGATGCATTACGTGGGTGCCGCTCGTTTCGTACGATGAACGCAGCCGCGCTTCGTCCTCGATGCGCGACACGCCCTGCCAGCCGCCGCCGTCGTAGGGCTTGAGGTACGAGGGATAACCGACCCTGGCTCCCACCTCGCCGAGGTCGAACAGTTTCGCGTAGCGCTGCAGAGTGACCTCGAGATCGGGCTTCGGATCGTACGACTTGGGCGGGATCATCCAGGTGTCGGGCACCGGCATCCCGAGCCGCATCATCGCGCAGTACGAGGAGTGCTTCTCCATGGACTGGATCGCCCACGGATTGTTGAACACGTAGAGCCCGTCCATGATCACCGACTTCTTGATCCACTCGCGGCTCACGCTGTACCAGTGGGTGAGGCGGTCGAGCACCACGTCGTAGCGGCACTTCTGGCGCAGATCGTAGGGCTCGATCGTCACGCGCTCGACCTCGAAGCGCACCGTGTCGCGACCGATCTTGAGCGCAAGGTCGAGGCGCTTGATCAGCTCCTCGTAGCAGATCGGCCAGCAGAGGTCGGCGCCGAGCGAGAGGCCGATGCGACGGGTCAGAGTGGCCATGGCCGGCTATTCATACACCATCCACATCGGACCGGGATACAGCCAGGTCAGCCCGTCGCGCAACCGATCGCGCCAGTTCTCCCAGTTGTGGCCATCGCGCGCCTCGACGTAGCGCACCTCCATGCCGGCCGACTGCAGCGTCGGCACCAGCGAGCGGTTCTCGACGATCAGCGATTCGTACCGCCCGCAGCTCACGAACGCCCGCTCCGCCACCTTGCGAGGGCGTTCGCGGAACGCATTGACGAACCCCACCACCGACTCGATCGGTCCGCGTCGCGGCGATTCGCCGATGTCGGTGAACGCGAACGAGCCGGACTCGAGCAGCAGGCGGCCGAAGCGGTCGGGATAGCGGACCGCGGTGGAGAGCGCGGCGACCGCGCCCATGCTCGCGCCCATCAGGCAGCGGTCGGCAGGGCGGCCGGTGAGCGGGAAGCGTGACTCGAGCCACGGCACCAGCTCGTCGGCGATGAACCGCGCGTGCGGCGCGAAGTTCGCGTACTCGAGCAGGCGCTGGCCGGGATCGGTGAGCGCCACCACCATCTCGGGGATCTCGAGTCGATGGATGAGATTGTCGAGCACGGTGCGGAGCGAGGCGTACTCGAGAAAGTCGTGACCATCGTGAACGATCAGCAGCGGATACTTGCGCGTTCGCCGAAAGCGAGCCGGCAGATAAACGGTGAGCCGCGCATCGCGCTCGAGCGCCGGGCTCGGCCGCCACACTTCCTCGAGCGTGCCCGGGCGGCTCTCGGAGTTGGGCTGCGTCCACTCGGGCGTCTCGTAACCCTCGCCGTATGCCACCGAGTTCGCGCCGTACGGATCGCGCGCGCGCTGTGGATTGAGCGGATCCTCGATCCACACCGCCTCGTCGCCGTTCACCACTTCGAGCTTGTACTCGATGCGCGACTGCGGCGGCAGCTCGAGCTGCAGGTACCAGAGATCGGCACCCTCGATGCGGTGGAACGATTGCTTCTGCGGCAGGCCGAAGATCCAGTGCTTGAGCGACACGGCGTCGGCTTCGCCATGCCATACGAAGGTGCAGCTGGTGCCGTGGACCAGCGGGAACCGGCTGCGAGCCAGGAAGTCCTCG
It includes:
- a CDS encoding tetratricopeptide repeat protein encodes the protein MATNWLSNALSNASNDNPMSFLSDSTQQASLANTAMAAGTRYLQKQDFTSALNAFQQALAYQPDSTDALTLIAKTYTFMNRPDDAIKTYQRALRIDPTNSDARMQLASVYMKSQKYDDARKEFQKVIAAAPGNTDAVISLGFVDLNTGHLDDAQKEFEKAARMVPRDANARLGLGQTLAKQGDTSGAIDALKEATRLDRMNAQAFSELGLAYLKQGRTDLAEQQVSELQRINTPESAGLAQQIELTMLTPKFSYQDAAHSTFALTGGPGTTVASLDPSLATPGASKVFSVSFVFNQAMDMSSVGNPSNWSITRANGGPGGVYNNGVTLQPTQQVGILPMPIAVTYDPTTSRATLYFTVTQNAAGNAVIDPSHWVFQFNGTDSSGKPMDTSGDQFDGFAGWRF
- a CDS encoding alpha/beta hydrolase-fold protein; translated protein: MITAMLPAALRPLFAMGPPNPAAVEDFLARSRFPLVHGTSCTFVWHGEADAVSLKHWIFGLPQKQSFHRIEGADLWYLQLELPPQSRIEYKLEVVNGDEAVWIEDPLNPQRARDPYGANSVAYGEGYETPEWTQPNSESRPGTLEEVWRPSPALERDARLTVYLPARFRRTRKYPLLIVHDGHDFLEYASLRTVLDNLIHRLEIPEMVVALTDPGQRLLEYANFAPHARFIADELVPWLESRFPLTGRPADRCLMGASMGAVAALSTAVRYPDRFGRLLLESGSFAFTDIGESPRRGPIESVVGFVNAFRERPRKVAERAFVSCGRYESLIVENRSLVPTLQSAGMEVRYVEARDGHNWENWRDRLRDGLTWLYPGPMWMVYE
- a CDS encoding succinylglutamate desuccinylase/aspartoacylase family protein, whose amino-acid sequence is MSAPGSNPGAAEPAKPSSAALPPRVVARRRAESAGPTLLVIAGIHGNEPAGVRAAHRVLARLDASAGVARGELVVLLGNRGAFARGVRFVQRDLNRQWTAERVERLREDSANPAVALGPEDREQLELIEAIDEAIAAARGPVYVVDLHTTSAEGIPFAMIGERLRLRSFALNFPLPTLLGLLGKIGGTLLEYLTARGCLAIGVEGGQHQAETSAAHHEAVLWIALAATGLVAEGFPPDLPAQRERLERAWRDLPRAIRVDHRHPIEPADQFAMQPGFVNLQRVRRGTLLACDARGEIRAKRDGVLVMPLYQKLGDDGFFLGREILQPLFRLGAWWGRFAAALLIAGLALTGAAGRSVASPRPAFCLAIFSCPAAAESALFFGPNVARVVADEHVKFNAFTAREVISQQSAHATTEFETVNVSVSFGEGAGWHWLAPDGSGIALAWTADSSHARVAVCEVRHGRPAGIAGVTDLGHHETLLVSISFEGNPCVGVLRVIPIELSEQQTIGAGAHYDPHAPNLVVGEAEPEIRGVLARALGK
- a CDS encoding CPBP family intramembrane glutamic endopeptidase; the protein is MLTIFDHALALILAVLFPIRAGVMGFGRLKRAAPHDVPRVRMWVYRGAMITQWLLAAATVALWLFTGRAWRMLGVIPSFNGGLIGVLAGFAVVLVVVLRQQASGMRDEQAVATLRRRMEKLERMLPHTALELRWFYLLSLTAGICEEFLYRGYMIWYLQQLGLALIPAALVSSVIFGFGHLYQGPRGILLTSLVGGFLAAVYLLSRSLFPG
- a CDS encoding glutamate-cysteine ligase family protein, with translation MGTQQITGFEGEQRRRFTRALLADLRALESMLASGAIEEGVQRIGAEQEMFLIDRSWHPASEALNAIERINDPHFTTELGLFQLEMNLDARRFTADCLSRTEEQMLELLAKALRALAERGHVMVLTGILPTLRKSDLGLENMVPLPRYQALNEAMTRMRGGEYEFFIKGLDELIVRHDSVMLEACNSSFQVHLQVGAKRFAPLYNLAQAIAAPLLACATNSPLLFGRRLWAETRIALFQQAVDTRRPLDDRQRSPRVTFGNEWVRTSVLELFKDNISRFRTLVGTELDEDPFEILRGGTAPQLKALRLHNGTVYRWNRACYGITNGKPHLRIENRVLPSGPTVVDEVANAALWLGLMSELGSQIEDVTRLMEFEHAQQNFVTAARQGLGATLVWFEGVEMPAAQLILERLLPAAAAGLDRVGIAATDRDRYLGVIEQRVRSGRTGSRWMLQSLAAMRDHGTPAERLNALTAAIVTRQTENRPVHEWELGTLHEGGGWRHNYLRIEQYMSTDLYTVHADDPLELAANLMEWHRIRHVPVEDQDHKLLGLVTYRQILRLLARGGLNHEGSPMSVGEIMKIDPIVVSPGMPTTRAIEIMREYGVGCLPVVKDGRLLGIVTENDFMQIAGQLLDEKLKS
- a CDS encoding alpha/beta hydrolase-fold protein; its protein translation is MKLTAKWRSDRLGQDVRVVRWGEIGTPVLLFPTAGGDAEEVERFLVIDALGDLLKAGRIKVFSCDSVAGRAWVEGQGSDRHRSWVQNQFHEFVRYEMVPAIRNDCHSSDIGIIAAGASIGAFNALAVLCRFPDAFTKALCLSGTYDLTRFLKNGDISEDFYYSSPLHFLPGLSGPLLDAIRSRFVLLASGQGRAEDIGESWRAASVLGGKGIPNRVDAWGEEWHHDWPTWRRMLPQYLAEMA